In Myxococcales bacterium, the DNA window CTCAACACCGACGTCGAGCGCGTGCTGGCCCTCGTGCTGGCCAAACGCCGTGAGCTCCGCCCCGCGACGGCGCGACACTTCGCCGCGCTGCTCGCCGACGCGTTCGCGGGCAAACTGTCGGTGGCCCAGCGCAGGGTCGCCGACGAGCTGATCACGCAGCAACCCTGGGGCAGCGAGCTCCGGGGTCTGAGCGACTGAGCAGCAGGCTCATCACACCGCGTGCACGCTCCCGCGTGAGCAACAGGCTTTGTCCAAGACCCAACGGTCACGCCGTCCTGAATACGCAGGAGCCCGCCCAGTGCTAGAATCCCCGCCGTGGGCCTCGACGTCATCTTCGTGCACGAGTCGAAGCACATCGAGCCTTCGTGCCCGATCCACCTGATGCCGATGGGCTTCGTGTCCATGGCCAACTGGCTCGACGAGCACGGGGTTCGGGTCGAGATCGTTCACCACGCGATCGAAAAGCGGCTCGATCCCGAGTTCGACGTCGTCGACGCCGTGCGGCGGTCCGGCGCCAAGCTGGTCGCGATGGATCTGCACTGGCACGCTACCAGCCGCGCGGTGATCGAGCTGGCCCGCCGCATCAAGGCGGCCTTGCCTGAGGTCAAGACGGTCATCGGAGGCTACACCGCCTCGTCGTTCACGCCGGAGATCCTCCAGACCTTTCCCGAAATAGACTTCGTGATCCGCGGCGACGGAGAGATGGCGCTCCTCAACCTCGCGCGGCATTTCACCGAAGGCGCGTCCCTCGACGAGGTGCCGAACCTGTGTCGCCTGGTGAATGGCGCCTACACGGTCAGCCAGATCCACCACGTCAACTCCGACGAAGATCTCGGCCGTTACACCTACTGCCGCTTCGATCTCTTGCGCCACGCCGAGTACTACAACCAGCGCGGCGTGATGGAAGGCGAAATCCGTCTCGATCGGCGCGATGCGGGGATCTTCTATTGCAACGCCGGCCGTGGCTGCCCATACAACTGCACGTTCTGCGGTGGAGGCGCCAAGGCGCAGCAGTTCATCTCCGGACGCAAGAGTGTCTCGTGGCGCCCCATCCCCGCCATGATGCGGGATCTGCTGCGCATGCCCGAGTACGGGCTGGACACCTGGTACAACACCTTCCAGCCGACGAAGACCGAAGACTGGTTTCTGGAGCTCTTCGCCGAGATCCGCCGCGCGGGCCTGCGCATCAAGATGGTGCAGGAGTGTCTGCACATCCCGAGCAAGCGCTGGGTCGACGCATTTGCCGAGACCTTCCAGCCGGGCAGCCGCAT includes these proteins:
- a CDS encoding cobalamin-dependent protein (Presence of a B(12) (cobalamin)-binding domain implies dependence on cobalamin itself, in one of its several forms, or in some unusual lineages, dependence on a cobalamin-like analog.); its protein translation is MGLDVIFVHESKHIEPSCPIHLMPMGFVSMANWLDEHGVRVEIVHHAIEKRLDPEFDVVDAVRRSGAKLVAMDLHWHATSRAVIELARRIKAALPEVKTVIGGYTASSFTPEILQTFPEIDFVIRGDGEMALLNLARHFTEGASLDEVPNLCRLVNGAYTVSQIHHVNSDEDLGRYTYCRFDLLRHAEYYNQRGVMEGEIRLDRRDAGIFYCNAGRGCPYNCTFCGGGAKAQQFISGRKSVSWRPIPAMMRDLLRMPEYGLDTWYNTFQPTKTEDWFLELFAEIRRAGLRIKMVQECLHIPSKRWVDAFAETFQPGSRIDFVVYTGSDELRKRNKSNYFSAQQVMDAIDLLEPHGIRTDLCMLTGLPFEELEHFGEHFAFIETVRKKYQYVQVNAEILAIEPRAVMNLDPEGNAVTSHATRFIDFYEQHQHPVFIGFTPGKYSARIAQGLAAYSRAAHACRKDVCLFTQALTEDATRLTSVPVKDWKHFCAGCDRWKNCFERPIFQELDLYPADAPAEPRAPRSLPLVGTAK